One part of the Macaca mulatta isolate MMU2019108-1 chromosome 6, T2T-MMU8v2.0, whole genome shotgun sequence genome encodes these proteins:
- the LOC144341496 gene encoding SH3 domain and tetratricopeptide repeat-containing protein 1-like isoform X1 — translation MVCHGECPMGAREDCVFSCCWVVCVTAVHLAYLVSCVNLRNVSGTRKSEAFHCSQRPGFGRGQLRSFQRLCYFYGTVMPSEAQCVIYHELQLSLARKVADKVLEGQLLETISQLYLSLGTERAYKSTLDYTK, via the exons atggtctgtCATGGGGAATGTCCCATGGGTGCTCGAGAGGACTGTGTATTCAGCTGTTGTTGGGTGGTGTGTGTAACAGCTGTCCATTTGGCGTACCTGGTTTCCTGTGTTAATCTCCGGAATGTTTCTGGCACTAGAAAATCAGAAGCTTTCCACTGTTCCCAGCGCCCTGGCTTTGGGAGAG gccaGCTGCGGTCCTTCCAGCGGCTGTGCTACTTCTACGGCACTGTCATGCCCAGTGAGGCCCAGTGTGTCATCTACCATGagctccagctctccctggccCGCAAGGTGGCCGACAAGGTGCTGGAGGGGCAGCTCCTGGAGACCATCAGTCAGCTCTACCTGTCCCTGGGTACCGAGCG GGCCTACAAATCCACTCTGGACTACACTAAATGA